In one window of Nerophis ophidion isolate RoL-2023_Sa linkage group LG05, RoL_Noph_v1.0, whole genome shotgun sequence DNA:
- the dnd1 gene encoding dead end protein 1 isoform X1, translated as MMNNQQVVNIERLQALETWLKSTGIKIRQVNGQRKYGGPPKEWDGPTPGPNCEVFISHIPRDTFENLLIPLFSAVGPLWEFRLMMNFSGHNRGFAYAKYASADVAKDAIMQLHGHELQPGVQISVCRSTEKKHLCITNLPTNTKPDRLLQVLRGLSEGVERLSLTAGPGIDGVSAQVCFSSHHNASMAKRMLAEAFQQRYNLRISVMWMMHMRGSDDSSFVVSQPNLASSIVKAPPNLAPPPGLQCPLPIPSDFCRAVGGPIDPKSECVKHVPILPASPLTLLQKLHFGYPHFEFQCSHAGPEGVIHFTYKVCLPGAGFIFTGRVGILAGPTAATTLKVAKEAAALQVLKAMQSAGFQL; from the exons ATGATGAATAATCAACAG GTGGTGAATATAGAGCGCTTGCAGGCGCTGGAAACATGGCTAAAAAGCACCGGCATTAAGATCAGACAAGTAAATGGCCAGAGGAAATATGGCGGACCACCTAAGG AGTGGGATGGTCCGACACCAGGACCTAACTGCGAGGTGTTCATCAGTCACATCCCTCGTGACACCTTTGAGAACCTGCTCATCCCCCTCTTCAGCGCGGTGGGTCCGCTGTGGGAGTTTCGCTTGATGATGAACTTCAGCGGGCATAACCGTGGATTTGCCTACGCCAAATACGCCTCAGCGGACGTAGCCAAAGATGCAATAATGCAACTTCATGGCCACGAGCTGCAGCCTGGTGTGCAAATTAGCGTGTGCAGGAGCACCGAGAAGAAGCATCTCTGCATCACAAACCTGCCAACAAACACCAAGCCAGACCGCCTTCTTCAG GTGCTGCGTGGGCTGTCAGAAGGAGTAGAGAGACTTTCCCTCACAGCAGGACCAGGAATAGATGGCGTTTCTGCTCAAGTCTGTTTCTCTTCTCATCACAATGCTTCTATGGCCAAGAGGATGCTCGCAGAAG CGTTCCAGCAGCGGTACAATTTGAGGATTTCTGTCATGTGGATGATGCACATGAGAGGCTCAGATGATTCCAGTTTTGTGGTGTCACAACCAAACCTTGCAAGCAGCATTGTAAAAGCCCCACCCAACttagccccgcctcctggcctgcAATGCCCTTTGCCCATCCCCTCTGATTTCTGCAGAGCTGTGGGAGGACCCATTGATCCAAAATCAGAGTGTGTAAAGCATGTGCCCATCTTGCCAGCGTCTCCACTGACGCTCCTGCAGAAGTTGCATTTCGGATATCCGCACTTTGAGTTTCAGTGCAGCCACGCAGGACCTGAAGGAGTCATTCACTTCACCTACAAAGTGTGCCTCCCAGGTGCAGGCTTCATCTTCACAGGGCGGGTCGGGATTCTGGCTGGACCCACGGCCGCTACCACCCTGAAGGTAGCAAAGGAAGCTGCAGCTCTTCAAGTCCTGAAGGCTATGCAGTCTGCTGGCTTCCAACTTTAG
- the dnd1 gene encoding dead end protein 1 isoform X2 codes for MMNNQQVVNIERLQALETWLKSTGIKIRQVNGQRKYGGPPKEWDGPTPGPNCEVFISHIPRDTFENLLIPLFSAVGPLWEFRLMMNFSGHNRGFAYAKYASADVAKDAIMQLHGHELQPGVQISVCRSTEKKHLCITNLPTNTKPDRLLQVLRGLSEGVERLSLTAGPGIDGVSAQVCFSSHHNASMAKRMLAEAFQQQYNLRNRTRQNYAVLLKA; via the exons ATGATGAATAATCAACAG GTGGTGAATATAGAGCGCTTGCAGGCGCTGGAAACATGGCTAAAAAGCACCGGCATTAAGATCAGACAAGTAAATGGCCAGAGGAAATATGGCGGACCACCTAAGG AGTGGGATGGTCCGACACCAGGACCTAACTGCGAGGTGTTCATCAGTCACATCCCTCGTGACACCTTTGAGAACCTGCTCATCCCCCTCTTCAGCGCGGTGGGTCCGCTGTGGGAGTTTCGCTTGATGATGAACTTCAGCGGGCATAACCGTGGATTTGCCTACGCCAAATACGCCTCAGCGGACGTAGCCAAAGATGCAATAATGCAACTTCATGGCCACGAGCTGCAGCCTGGTGTGCAAATTAGCGTGTGCAGGAGCACCGAGAAGAAGCATCTCTGCATCACAAACCTGCCAACAAACACCAAGCCAGACCGCCTTCTTCAG GTGCTGCGTGGGCTGTCAGAAGGAGTAGAGAGACTTTCCCTCACAGCAGGACCAGGAATAGATGGCGTTTCTGCTCAAGTCTGTTTCTCTTCTCATCACAATGCTTCTATGGCCAAGAGGATGCTCGCAGAAG CGTTCCAGCAGCAGTACAATTTGAGGAATAGAACGAGGCAAAATTATGCTGTTTTATTGAAGGCATGA